The DNA window AGCGTAATCAGGACCGCGCCCAGGATCGGACCGCCGAAGGCGCTGGATCCGCCGATATAGGCCATCAGCAACGCGTTGGCCGAAAGTGGTGCTGCCAGCGCGTCGAAGGTCACGATCTCATAGGTGATCGCGTACAGTCCGCCGCCGATCCCGGCAAAAAAGCCGGATAGCGCGAATTGCAGAAAGCGCACCATGCGCGGATCGTAGCCCACGAACTGCACGCGCTCGAAATTGTCGCGTGACGCATTCGCCATCCGGCCGAGCGGCGTCATCGTCAAAAAGAACATCGCCAGCGCCGACAACAGCGTCCACGCGAGAATGAGGTAATAGACCTCGATGCCGTGGGCGTATTTGAGACCGAACAGGCTGTGGTCGATCATGCGGTTGGTGTTGACGCCGCCCTCGCCGCCAAAGAAATGATGAAACATCAGCGCCGAGGTGACCATCAACTCGCCGATCCCGAGCGTGATCATCGCAAACGCAGTCGCCCGTTGCTTGGTCGCCATATAGCCGAACACGATCGCGAGCCCGAGCCCGGACAATCCCGAAAGCAGCGGAACGATTTCCATCGGCAGCGGCAATTCGCCTGCGCCGGCCATGTTGAGAAAATGGATGGTCGCGTAGCCGCCAATGCCGAAGAAGGTCGCATGGCACAGCGAGAACAGGCCGGCCTGCCCGAGCAGCATGTTGTAGGACAATGCCAGGATGCTCATCATGCCCATCTGGCTCAGCATCGATACGACGAAACCGGAATGCCGCCCGGTGTGATAATTGTAGAACGTCCACGGCGCCATCATCGCCACGACAAGCAATGCAATCCAGATCCAGCCTTGTTTGAGCCCGCCTGCCTTCATGTGTCGCGCGTTCCCATCAGGCCGCGCGGCCGAAACAGCAGCATCACGATCATCATCGCGAACGGCAGCAGCGCACCGATGCGGGCGACCGGAACGGTCAGGATTTCCGTGAACAGATTGTCACCGGAGACCGCGATGCCGAGCGGCTTGATGAGATCGAGCAGCGAATAATTGATCACGACGGCGAAGGTCTGGATCAGTCCCATCAGGATGGAGGCGATGAAGCAACCGGCGAGCGAACCAAGACCGCCGAACACGACGACGACAAAGACAATCGGCCCCATCGCGTCCGCCATGCCCGGCTCGGTGGTTTGATAGTTTCCACCGATCACGCCTGCGAGCCCCGCGAGCAGACAGCCGCCGGCAAAGACGATGGTGAATACCCGGGGCACATTGTGGCCGAGCGCGCTCGCCATTTGCGGATGCGTCAGGGCCGCCTGGATGACAAGGCCGATGCGGGTTTTCTTCAGCAACACCCATGTCGCCACCAGCATACCCACGGAAACCAGCAGCATGAAGCCGCGATAGGCCGGGAAGTTGGCGCCATAGATGGTGAAGAGCGGAAAATCGAGGCTCGGCGGCACGCGATACGCCATCGGCAGCATGCCCCAGATCATCTGCACGCCACGCTGGACGATGAACACGAGGCCGAACGTGAACAGTAGCTCGGCGATATGCCCGTTATGATGAACGCGGCGCAGGCCCCACACCTCGATGGCGGCGCCGATCAGCCCGCAAAGGATCGGTGCGATAATGAGGGCCGGGAAGAAGCCGATGAACCGACTGACGGTGAATGCCAGATACGCCCCGATCATGTAGATGCTGGCATGGGCGAAATTCAGCACGCCCATCATGCTGAAAATCAGCGTCA is part of the Bradyrhizobium canariense genome and encodes:
- a CDS encoding branched-chain amino acid ABC transporter permease: MKAGGLKQGWIWIALLVVAMMAPWTFYNYHTGRHSGFVVSMLSQMGMMSILALSYNMLLGQAGLFSLCHATFFGIGGYATIHFLNMAGAGELPLPMEIVPLLSGLSGLGLAIVFGYMATKQRATAFAMITLGIGELMVTSALMFHHFFGGEGGVNTNRMIDHSLFGLKYAHGIEVYYLILAWTLLSALAMFFLTMTPLGRMANASRDNFERVQFVGYDPRMVRFLQFALSGFFAGIGGGLYAITYEIVTFDALAAPLSANALLMAYIGGSSAFGGPILGAVLITLLQSGVSLLSNSWLVYVGVLFITMVIFAPSGIMGLVMAHAPIVRAGRLGRLAVPYLRVVAPGILMVFGFVGLVELTSFLTIGAAQGKSLILFGSKIDIHAALPWLSATACLLVGIFWLRLEAQSFRRVWESLMLELKPQRSVA
- a CDS encoding branched-chain amino acid ABC transporter permease gives rise to the protein MMEIVLVSLFNGLVYGMLLFMLASGLTLIFSMMGVLNFAHASIYMIGAYLAFTVSRFIGFFPALIIAPILCGLIGAAIEVWGLRRVHHNGHIAELLFTFGLVFIVQRGVQMIWGMLPMAYRVPPSLDFPLFTIYGANFPAYRGFMLLVSVGMLVATWVLLKKTRIGLVIQAALTHPQMASALGHNVPRVFTIVFAGGCLLAGLAGVIGGNYQTTEPGMADAMGPIVFVVVVFGGLGSLAGCFIASILMGLIQTFAVVINYSLLDLIKPLGIAVSGDNLFTEILTVPVARIGALLPFAMMIVMLLFRPRGLMGTRDT